The proteins below come from a single Polymorphobacter fuscus genomic window:
- the lexA gene encoding transcriptional repressor LexA translates to MLTRKQQELLVFIDQRLQADGVSPSFEEMKDALQLRSKSGVHRLINALEERRFIRRLPNRARALEVLQMPDAVRAPLRLVPPAVPPRPPVQAMIAANDTVVVPLHGRIAAGLPVEALESDRSLSVPAALLGPGDHYALEVSGDSMIDAGIFDGDYALVRRCDDARDGDIVVALIDEAEATLKYLHREKGHVRLDPANAAFEPQRYPANRVRVQGKLAGLLRRYH, encoded by the coding sequence ATGCTGACGCGCAAGCAACAGGAACTGCTGGTATTTATCGATCAACGGCTGCAGGCCGATGGTGTCTCGCCGTCGTTCGAGGAGATGAAGGACGCGCTGCAGCTGCGCTCCAAATCGGGCGTCCATCGCCTCATCAATGCGCTGGAGGAACGGCGCTTCATCCGCCGCCTGCCCAACCGCGCCCGCGCCCTCGAAGTGCTGCAGATGCCCGATGCGGTGCGCGCGCCGTTGCGGCTGGTGCCGCCGGCGGTGCCGCCGCGTCCCCCGGTGCAGGCAATGATCGCCGCCAACGACACGGTGGTCGTGCCGCTGCACGGCCGCATCGCCGCCGGGCTTCCGGTCGAAGCGCTGGAAAGCGACCGCTCGCTGTCGGTGCCGGCGGCGCTGCTCGGACCGGGCGATCATTATGCGCTTGAAGTGTCCGGGGATTCGATGATCGACGCCGGGATCTTCGATGGCGATTACGCCCTGGTGCGGCGCTGCGACGACGCGCGGGACGGCGATATCGTCGTCGCGCTGATCGACGAGGCCGAAGCGACGCTGAAATATCTCCACCGCGAAAAGGGCCATGTCCGGCTCGACCCCGCCAACGCCGCCTTCGAACCGCAGCGTTACCCCGCCAACCGCGTCCGGGTGCAGGGCAAGCTCGCCGGACTGCTGCGCCGCTATCACTGA
- the trpD gene encoding anthranilate phosphoribosyltransferase yields the protein MAADAAADAFALILDGKVDDAALAAFLTRLADRGETVAEIVAAARMLRARASFAPQAPDAIDVCGTGGDGKHSLNVSTAVSLVVAACGVPVAKHGNRAASSSSGAADVLAALGVPELPVDRLGPCLDAVGITFLHAARHHPAMARVAPVRRALGRRTIFNLLGPLANPAGVRRQLVGVFAPDRVAPLAEALAQLGSDRAMVVHGDGYDEIAVSGATRIAVADHGVVTTGEIDTATMGIPVHASDALAGGDAEHNAARLRALLTGETGAYHDIVVVNAAAALRLVDPDLAWPAAADRARAALASGAAADTLARWSSFR from the coding sequence ATGGCGGCCGATGCCGCCGCCGATGCCTTTGCCCTGATCCTCGACGGCAAGGTCGACGATGCGGCGCTGGCCGCGTTCCTGACCCGGCTTGCCGACCGCGGCGAAACCGTCGCCGAAATCGTCGCGGCCGCGCGGATGCTGCGGGCGCGTGCCAGTTTCGCGCCGCAAGCTCCTGATGCAATTGATGTCTGCGGCACCGGCGGCGACGGCAAACACAGTCTCAACGTCTCGACTGCGGTGTCGCTGGTCGTCGCCGCCTGCGGCGTACCCGTCGCAAAGCACGGCAACCGCGCCGCGTCGTCATCGAGCGGCGCCGCCGATGTCCTGGCAGCGCTGGGGGTTCCGGAATTGCCGGTCGACCGGCTCGGGCCATGCCTCGATGCGGTCGGCATCACCTTTCTCCACGCCGCCCGCCACCACCCGGCGATGGCGCGGGTCGCACCCGTCCGCCGCGCGCTCGGCCGCCGCACGATCTTCAACCTGCTCGGCCCGCTCGCCAATCCGGCCGGAGTGCGGCGCCAGCTTGTCGGCGTCTTCGCGCCCGATCGCGTCGCGCCGCTCGCCGAAGCGCTGGCGCAACTGGGGTCGGACCGGGCGATGGTCGTCCATGGCGACGGCTATGACGAAATCGCCGTTTCGGGCGCCACAAGGATCGCGGTCGCCGATCATGGCGTGGTGACGACGGGGGAAATCGACACCGCCACCATGGGGATCCCGGTCCATGCTTCGGACGCGCTTGCCGGCGGCGATGCGGAGCACAATGCCGCGCGCCTGCGCGCCTTGCTGACGGGCGAAACCGGCGCCTATCATGACATCGTCGTCGTCAACGCGGCGGCAGCGCTGCGGCTGGTCGATCCCGATCTCGCCTGGCCCGCCGCCGCCGACCGCGCCCGCGCGGCACTGGCGAGCGGCGCCGCCGCAGACACATTGGCACGCTGGAGCAGCTTTCGATGA
- the trpC gene encoding indole-3-glycerol phosphate synthase TrpC yields the protein MSDTLAEIVAYKRDRVAAARAERSLADLEAAAAAAGPVRGFLAAIHATQAAGRHALIAEIKKASPSKGLIRADFVPETLARDYAAGGATCLSVLTEDRWFLGHDAYLTSARAACTLPVLRKDFIIDPWQVIEARAIDADAILLIMAALSDAQAAELEAVAIAHGLDVLVEVHNAAERDRALALKTPLLGINNRNLKTLAVDLQTSFDLADTPGRTLVAESGLSDPDDLDRLAAVGITCFLVGESLMRQSDVTRATRDLLGLPA from the coding sequence ATGAGCGACACACTGGCCGAGATCGTCGCCTACAAGCGGGACCGCGTCGCCGCCGCGCGCGCCGAACGCAGCCTCGCCGATCTCGAGGCCGCCGCCGCCGCCGCCGGCCCCGTGCGCGGCTTTCTTGCCGCCATCCACGCGACCCAGGCCGCCGGTCGCCACGCACTGATCGCGGAAATCAAGAAAGCGAGCCCGTCCAAGGGCCTGATTCGCGCCGATTTCGTGCCCGAAACCCTCGCCCGCGACTATGCCGCCGGCGGCGCGACCTGCCTGTCGGTGCTGACCGAAGACCGCTGGTTCCTGGGCCATGACGCCTATCTGACCAGCGCCCGCGCCGCCTGCACCCTGCCGGTCCTGCGCAAGGATTTCATCATCGACCCGTGGCAGGTGATCGAGGCCCGCGCCATCGACGCCGACGCGATCCTGCTGATCATGGCGGCGCTGTCCGACGCCCAGGCCGCCGAACTCGAAGCCGTCGCCATCGCCCATGGCCTCGACGTGCTGGTCGAAGTCCACAACGCCGCCGAACGCGACCGCGCACTTGCGCTCAAGACACCGCTTCTGGGAATCAATAACCGCAATCTCAAGACATTGGCGGTCGATCTTCAGACCAGTTTCGATCTCGCCGACACGCCCGGCCGAACGCTGGTCGCCGAAAGCGGCCTGTCCGACCCCGATGATCTCGATCGCCTCGCCGCCGTCGGCATCACCTGTTTCCTCGTCGGCGAATCGCTGATGCGCCAGTCCGACGTGACCCGCGCCACCCGCGACCTGCTCGGCCTGCCGGCATGA
- a CDS encoding citrate synthase: MTDPAQVAVGGKNNEYPVLSGSVGPDVIDIRKLYANTGRFTFDPGFTSTAACESKITYIDGDVGTLLYRGYAIDELAEKSNFLEVAHLLLNGNLPTASEYQAFSNNITRHTMIHEQLAQFYRGFRRDAHPMAIMCGIVGAMAAFYHDSTDIHDPHQRMVASHRLIAKMPTLAAMAYKYSIGQPFVYPDNSLSFAGNFLNMTFSVPAEKYIIDPVVEDAMEKLLILQADHEQNASTSTVRLAGSSGANPFACISAGIACLWGPAHGGANEAALDMLREIGRPERIPEYIARAKNKDDPFRLMGFGHRVYKNYDPRAKVMAKVAKNILDKLNIDDPIFDVARELERIALSDPYFIDKKLYPNVDFYSGVVMSAIGFPTSMFTVLFAISRTVGWIAQWTEMMEDPEQKIGRPRQLYTGPTERDYVPLAARG; encoded by the coding sequence ATGACGGATCCGGCGCAGGTCGCAGTGGGTGGCAAAAACAACGAATATCCCGTGCTCTCGGGCAGCGTGGGCCCCGACGTCATCGACATCCGCAAGCTCTACGCCAACACCGGCCGCTTCACCTTCGACCCCGGCTTCACCAGCACCGCCGCCTGCGAATCGAAGATCACCTATATCGACGGCGATGTCGGCACCCTGCTGTATCGCGGCTATGCCATCGATGAACTTGCCGAAAAATCGAACTTTCTCGAAGTCGCGCACCTGCTGCTCAACGGCAATCTGCCGACGGCGAGCGAATATCAGGCGTTTTCGAACAACATCACCCGCCACACGATGATCCATGAACAGCTGGCGCAATTCTATCGCGGTTTCCGCCGCGACGCCCATCCGATGGCGATCATGTGCGGCATCGTCGGCGCCATGGCGGCCTTCTACCACGATTCGACCGACATCCACGATCCGCACCAGCGCATGGTCGCCAGCCACCGGCTGATCGCCAAGATGCCGACGCTGGCGGCGATGGCGTACAAATATTCGATCGGCCAGCCCTTCGTCTATCCCGACAACTCGCTGTCGTTCGCCGGCAATTTCCTCAACATGACGTTCAGCGTCCCGGCCGAAAAATACATCATCGACCCGGTGGTCGAAGACGCGATGGAAAAGCTGCTGATCCTGCAGGCCGACCATGAACAGAACGCCTCGACGTCGACCGTCCGGCTCGCCGGCTCGTCGGGCGCCAACCCGTTCGCCTGCATTTCCGCCGGCATCGCCTGCCTGTGGGGCCCGGCGCATGGCGGCGCCAACGAAGCCGCGCTCGACATGCTGCGCGAGATCGGCCGGCCGGAACGCATCCCGGAATATATCGCCCGCGCCAAGAACAAGGACGATCCGTTCCGCCTGATGGGCTTTGGCCACCGCGTCTACAAGAATTACGATCCGCGCGCCAAGGTCATGGCCAAGGTTGCCAAGAACATCCTCGACAAGCTCAATATCGACGATCCGATTTTCGACGTCGCGCGCGAACTGGAGCGGATCGCCCTCAGCGATCCCTATTTCATCGACAAGAAACTCTACCCCAATGTCGATTTCTATTCGGGCGTCGTCATGTCCGCCATCGGCTTCCCCACGTCGATGTTCACCGTGTTGTTCGCGATTTCGCGCACCGTCGGCTGGATCGCGCAATGGACCGAAATGATGGAGGACCCCGAACAGAAGATCGGCCGTCCACGCCAGCTCTACACCGGCCCGACCGAGCGGGATTATGTCCCGCTGGCGGCGCGCGGCTGA
- a CDS encoding MgtC/SapB family protein, with amino-acid sequence MGNDPLNLLVALAIGLLIGLERERSKGAGPRRGPAGIRTFAIAALAGAAAGQLGGPLLVAAVVAAVAVLAALAYRRSAVRDPGLTTEVALLLTPLLGALAMSDRLLAAMLGVVTAALLAAKPALHRFVRTRLTDAEVGDGLVLAIVAIVVWPLLPDRAMGPAGAINPHMLGLVAILVLAIGAAGHVAVRALGPRFGLAVSGLASGFVSSVATIGAMGARARAEPPTRNAAVAGAALSSVATFVQMGIVLAAVSMPTLRALTPSLVAGGGVITAYGAFFAWRASQSAPAAEASAGRAFSLVAALVLVAAMAGILVLTAVVQPLFGQAGVTLGAALGGIVDTHAAAMGVASLVAADRLAPAAALVPVLAAMTANAAMKISMAIGTGGRDYALRIGAGVTLSMLAAWAAMLV; translated from the coding sequence ATGGGCAATGATCCGCTGAACCTGCTCGTGGCGCTCGCCATCGGCCTGTTGATCGGGCTCGAACGCGAACGCAGCAAGGGCGCAGGGCCGCGCCGTGGCCCTGCCGGCATCCGCACCTTCGCCATTGCGGCGCTCGCCGGTGCCGCGGCCGGGCAACTCGGTGGCCCGCTGCTCGTTGCCGCGGTGGTCGCGGCCGTCGCCGTTCTCGCAGCGCTCGCCTATCGCCGCAGCGCCGTGCGCGACCCGGGCCTGACCACCGAAGTCGCGCTGCTGCTCACCCCGCTGCTCGGTGCGCTCGCCATGTCCGACCGGCTGCTCGCGGCGATGCTCGGGGTCGTCACGGCGGCGCTGCTGGCGGCCAAGCCGGCGCTGCATCGCTTCGTGCGCACCCGCCTGACCGATGCCGAAGTCGGCGACGGCCTTGTCCTCGCCATCGTCGCCATCGTCGTCTGGCCGCTGCTCCCCGATCGCGCCATGGGTCCGGCGGGGGCGATCAACCCGCATATGCTGGGGCTGGTGGCGATCCTGGTGCTGGCCATCGGCGCCGCCGGCCATGTCGCGGTGCGTGCGCTCGGTCCGCGCTTCGGGCTTGCGGTCTCCGGCCTGGCCTCCGGGTTCGTCTCGAGCGTCGCCACCATCGGCGCCATGGGCGCCCGCGCCCGGGCCGAGCCGCCGACGCGCAACGCCGCCGTCGCCGGGGCGGCGCTGTCGAGCGTTGCCACCTTCGTCCAGATGGGAATCGTCCTCGCCGCCGTCAGCATGCCGACGCTGCGTGCTCTCACCCCGTCACTGGTCGCCGGCGGCGGCGTCATCACCGCCTATGGGGCGTTCTTCGCCTGGCGGGCGTCGCAATCCGCCCCCGCGGCCGAGGCCAGCGCCGGCCGCGCCTTCAGCCTCGTTGCGGCGCTGGTCCTCGTTGCCGCCATGGCCGGCATATTGGTGCTGACGGCGGTTGTGCAGCCGCTGTTCGGTCAGGCCGGGGTGACGCTCGGCGCCGCGCTCGGCGGCATCGTCGATACCCATGCCGCCGCGATGGGGGTGGCGTCGCTGGTCGCCGCGGACCGGCTGGCACCGGCGGCGGCGCTGGTGCCGGTGCTGGCGGCGATGACCGCCAACGCGGCGATGAAGATCAGCATGGCGATCGGCACCGGCGGGCGCGATTATGCGCTGCGCATCGGCGCCGGCGTCACGCTGTCGATGCTCGCAGCCTGGGCCGCGATGCTCGTCTGA
- the moaC gene encoding cyclic pyranopterin monophosphate synthase MoaC, with protein MTLTHVDAQGTARMVDISAKAATRREAVTEGFIAIAAPTLAAIAANSLAKGDVIATARIAGIMAAKRTADLIPLCHPLPIDAVTVDLAIEAEGIRVTANVVTTHGTGVEMEALTATSVALLTIYDMAKASDRAMVISGIRLLRKSGGRSGEWRAPD; from the coding sequence ATGACGCTGACTCATGTCGATGCGCAGGGCACCGCCCGCATGGTCGACATTTCGGCCAAGGCCGCGACGCGCCGCGAGGCAGTGACCGAAGGCTTCATCGCCATCGCCGCCCCGACCCTTGCCGCCATCGCTGCCAACAGCCTTGCCAAAGGCGACGTCATCGCCACCGCGCGGATCGCCGGCATCATGGCCGCCAAGCGCACCGCCGACCTCATCCCGCTGTGCCACCCGCTGCCGATCGACGCGGTGACGGTCGACCTGGCGATCGAAGCCGAAGGCATCAGGGTCACCGCCAATGTCGTTACCACCCATGGCACCGGGGTCGAAATGGAAGCGTTGACAGCAACTTCGGTGGCGTTGCTGACAATCTATGACATGGCGAAGGCAAGCGATCGCGCCATGGTTATCTCCGGCATCCGCCTGCTGCGCAAATCGGGCGGCCGCTCGGGCGAATGGCGGGCACCCGACTGA
- the glp gene encoding gephyrin-like molybdotransferase Glp, which translates to MALLPVQDALDRLLAGVGALGGEPVKIDAAHGRVLAEDVAATLDQPPFAASAMDGYAIRWDDLPGPWRVIGQSAAGRGFGSAVGAGEAVRIFTGAPLPAGADTVVVQEDITHADAVAALSGSGPPRRGAHIRAAGQDFARGDRLAAAGDRLTPARIGLLAAAGHGTLSVVRRPRVTLIATGDELVLPGTAPGADQIVSSNPAMLRALLEGVGAMVIDPGIIADDRAALAAALTAADAELIVTTGGASVGDHDLVVPVLRDLGAEIDFWKIAMRPGKPMLAGRLGNTRVIGLPGNPVSAFVCALLFAVPMLARLGGRPATAPIEQLPLAAALPANDQRRDHIRARRTAEGALPFASQDSARLGVLAAAELLIIREPGAAAAAAGECVACIALDTFSAVS; encoded by the coding sequence ATGGCGCTGCTTCCGGTCCAGGACGCGCTCGATCGCCTGCTCGCCGGTGTCGGCGCGCTGGGCGGCGAGCCGGTCAAGATCGATGCCGCGCATGGCCGAGTGCTCGCCGAGGATGTCGCGGCGACGCTCGACCAGCCACCGTTCGCCGCCAGCGCCATGGATGGCTATGCGATCCGCTGGGACGATCTGCCGGGCCCATGGCGGGTCATCGGCCAATCCGCCGCCGGGCGCGGGTTCGGCAGCGCGGTCGGCGCCGGCGAGGCGGTGCGCATCTTCACCGGCGCGCCGCTGCCCGCCGGCGCCGATACGGTCGTCGTGCAGGAGGACATCACCCACGCCGACGCCGTCGCCGCATTGTCGGGCAGCGGTCCGCCGCGCCGCGGCGCCCATATCCGCGCCGCCGGCCAGGACTTCGCCCGCGGCGACCGGCTCGCTGCTGCCGGTGACCGGCTGACCCCGGCGCGGATCGGCCTGCTCGCGGCCGCCGGTCATGGCACGCTCTCGGTCGTCCGCCGCCCGCGCGTCACACTGATCGCCACGGGCGACGAGCTCGTGCTCCCCGGCACGGCGCCCGGTGCCGACCAGATCGTCAGCTCCAACCCTGCCATGCTGCGCGCGCTGTTGGAAGGCGTCGGCGCTATGGTGATCGACCCGGGCATCATCGCCGACGATCGGGCGGCGCTGGCGGCGGCGCTGACGGCGGCGGATGCCGAACTCATCGTCACCACCGGCGGCGCCTCGGTCGGCGACCATGACCTCGTCGTGCCGGTGCTGCGCGATCTCGGTGCCGAGATCGATTTCTGGAAGATCGCCATGCGCCCGGGCAAGCCGATGCTCGCCGGCCGGCTCGGCAATACCCGGGTCATCGGCCTGCCCGGCAACCCGGTGTCGGCCTTTGTCTGCGCGCTGCTGTTCGCCGTGCCGATGCTTGCCCGGCTCGGGGGTCGGCCCGCCACGGCGCCGATCGAACAACTGCCGCTGGCGGCCGCGCTGCCCGCCAACGACCAGCGCCGCGACCATATCCGCGCCCGGCGGACGGCGGAGGGCGCCCTGCCCTTCGCCTCGCAGGATTCGGCGCGCCTCGGGGTGCTGGCGGCGGCGGAACTGCTGATCATCCGCGAACCCGGCGCGGCGGCGGCAGCGGCGGGCGAATGCGTGGCGTGCATCGCGCTTGACACGTTCTCTGCTGTTTCCTAA
- the gltX gene encoding glutamate--tRNA ligase: MGASQPETTARQPDTNPRVVTRFAPSPTGFLHIGGARTALFNYLFARHHGGDFRLRIEDTDRARSTEPAIAAILDGLSWLNFEWDGEVVYQFARAARHAEVAHQLLAAGHAYRCYATPEELEAMRAEQRAAKLPMRYDGRWRDRTDWPNDAPFVIRLKAPQTGSVTIDDLVQGPVTVANAELDDMVLLRSDGTPTYMLAVVVDDHDMGVTHVIRGDDHLNNAFRQLALIRAMEWQEPAYAHIPLIHGADGAKLSKRHGALGVDAYRDEMGLLPEAVENYLLRLGWGHGDDEIISRDQAIEWFDLAGVGRGPSRFDIKKLESVNGHYLRAADDDRLVTLVAPGVAAGVGRSLSVTDIDLLRRSMAELKKRANNLNDLASGALFLFRTRPIPMDDAAAKLLASADPALLRRARAAFAQVDDWQVATLEAAARALAEAETVKLGQVAQPLRAAVTGAAQSPGLFDVLTALGRDETLGRIDDALARMEAERV; this comes from the coding sequence ATGGGCGCAAGCCAGCCCGAAACGACCGCACGCCAGCCCGACACCAACCCCAGGGTCGTCACGCGCTTCGCCCCCTCGCCCACCGGCTTCCTCCACATCGGCGGCGCCCGCACGGCGCTGTTCAACTATCTGTTCGCCCGCCACCATGGCGGCGATTTCCGCCTGCGCATCGAGGATACCGACCGGGCACGCTCGACCGAACCCGCCATCGCCGCCATCCTCGATGGCCTGTCGTGGCTGAATTTCGAATGGGATGGCGAGGTCGTCTACCAGTTCGCCCGCGCCGCGCGCCATGCCGAGGTGGCGCACCAGCTGCTCGCCGCCGGCCATGCCTATCGCTGCTATGCGACGCCGGAGGAACTGGAAGCGATGCGCGCCGAGCAGCGCGCCGCCAAGCTGCCGATGCGCTATGACGGCCGCTGGCGCGACCGCACCGACTGGCCGAATGACGCGCCGTTCGTCATCCGGCTGAAGGCGCCGCAGACCGGCAGCGTCACCATCGACGACCTCGTCCAGGGCCCTGTCACCGTCGCCAATGCCGAGCTCGACGACATGGTGCTGCTGCGGTCGGACGGCACGCCGACCTATATGCTCGCGGTGGTCGTCGACGATCACGACATGGGGGTGACGCATGTCATCCGCGGCGACGACCACCTCAACAACGCCTTTCGCCAGCTGGCGCTGATCCGCGCCATGGAGTGGCAGGAACCCGCCTATGCCCATATCCCGCTGATCCACGGCGCCGATGGCGCCAAGCTGTCGAAGCGGCATGGCGCGCTCGGCGTTGATGCCTATCGCGACGAGATGGGCCTGTTGCCCGAGGCGGTCGAAAATTACCTGCTGCGGCTCGGCTGGGGCCATGGCGATGACGAGATCATTTCGCGCGACCAGGCGATCGAGTGGTTCGACCTTGCCGGCGTCGGCCGCGGCCCGTCGCGCTTCGACATCAAGAAGCTGGAAAGCGTCAACGGCCATTACCTGCGCGCCGCCGATGACGACCGCCTGGTGACGCTGGTCGCCCCCGGAGTCGCCGCCGGCGTCGGCCGCAGCCTCAGCGTCACCGATATCGACTTGCTGCGCCGCAGCATGGCCGAATTGAAGAAACGCGCCAACAATCTGAACGATCTGGCTTCGGGCGCGCTGTTCCTCTTTCGCACCCGCCCAATTCCGATGGACGATGCCGCGGCCAAGCTGCTAGCGTCGGCAGACCCGGCGCTGCTGCGGCGGGCGCGAGCGGCGTTTGCGCAAGTGGACGACTGGCAGGTGGCGACGCTGGAAGCGGCAGCGCGCGCACTGGCAGAGGCGGAAACGGTCAAGCTTGGCCAGGTCGCCCAGCCGCTGCGTGCAGCGGTGACCGGCGCCGCGCAATCGCCTGGGTTGTTCGATGTGCTGACGGCGCTCGGCAGGGATGAAACGCTGGGTCGGATCGACGACGCCCTGGCGCGAATGGAAGCAGAAAGGGTTTAA
- a CDS encoding ComEC/Rec2 family competence protein — protein sequence MSAGAAAGPAVAAARWWSFVDAERQSLALWLPVAFAGGVALWFIVPWQVQRLALALAFAGVGAAALLARWRPLAALALLALAGMGAAEWRSARVAAPVLDHRQVATVSGIVAAVEDRAGRDQLRLLVAPDAGTGLPPRLRLTVRGPPPPGLAPGARIRLRALLSPPAGAAIPGGYDFARRAWFAGIGATGLPFGRIAIVAPAPPAAGVMAWLDAVRARLTQRIRRAVPGESGAIAAAFVTGDQGAIPLPTAQAMRDSGLAHLLSISGLHIAVVVGGTILLVRRGLALFPHAALRWPVKTIAVGVAALVGVGYTLLAGAEVPTVRTILATLIVLFGMVIGREAFSLRLLAAAAFVILAVRPEALLGPSFQLSFAAVIAIVALYESRLGRWLATPGADEGWGRRLVRHGTAMLVTGLVAELALSSIGLFHFNRAGIYGVFANMVAIPWTSFVIMPLLMLALLADAVGIGGLVWPAVGWAMGWLVALAEATAALPGAVVRMPAMPASAYAFIIAGGLWLALWRTRVRWWGAGVVAAGLVLAMMAPPPDLLVSGDGRHAALRLDDGRLALLRPRTGDFLRDMWGDALATDGDAAFADLPGMACSADACVAHIDRDGRRWRLLATLSRDYIGRATFEPACAAADIVVSDRRMPRWCRPRWLRLDRAQLAQSGAVAIWLGSGRVDGANARLGDHPWRPH from the coding sequence GTGTCGGCCGGGGCTGCGGCAGGCCCTGCCGTGGCTGCGGCGCGCTGGTGGTCGTTCGTCGATGCCGAACGCCAGTCGCTGGCGCTGTGGCTGCCGGTCGCCTTTGCCGGCGGCGTGGCGCTGTGGTTCATCGTGCCGTGGCAGGTGCAGCGGCTGGCGCTGGCACTGGCCTTTGCCGGCGTCGGGGCGGCGGCGCTGCTGGCGCGCTGGCGGCCGCTGGCGGCACTGGCGCTGCTGGCGCTGGCCGGGATGGGCGCTGCCGAATGGCGGTCGGCGCGGGTGGCGGCGCCGGTGCTCGATCACCGCCAGGTCGCGACCGTCAGCGGGATCGTCGCCGCGGTGGAAGATCGCGCCGGCCGCGACCAGCTGCGGCTGCTGGTGGCGCCCGATGCCGGCACCGGCCTGCCGCCGCGGCTGCGCCTGACTGTGCGCGGGCCACCGCCGCCGGGCCTGGCGCCGGGGGCGCGCATCCGGTTGCGGGCGTTGCTCAGCCCGCCCGCCGGCGCCGCCATTCCCGGCGGCTATGATTTTGCCAGGCGGGCCTGGTTTGCCGGTATCGGCGCCACCGGATTGCCGTTCGGCCGCATCGCCATCGTCGCGCCGGCGCCGCCCGCCGCCGGCGTGATGGCGTGGCTCGACGCGGTGCGTGCACGGCTGACACAGCGCATCCGACGCGCCGTGCCTGGTGAAAGCGGCGCCATCGCGGCGGCGTTCGTTACCGGCGACCAGGGTGCGATCCCGCTGCCGACGGCGCAGGCGATGCGCGATTCAGGGCTGGCGCACCTGCTGTCGATTTCGGGGCTGCACATCGCCGTTGTCGTCGGCGGCACCATCCTGCTGGTGCGGCGTGGGCTGGCGCTGTTTCCCCATGCGGCGCTGCGCTGGCCGGTCAAGACCATCGCCGTCGGTGTCGCGGCGCTGGTCGGTGTCGGCTACACATTGCTGGCAGGCGCCGAAGTGCCGACGGTGCGGACCATATTGGCAACGCTGATCGTGCTGTTCGGCATGGTCATCGGCCGCGAAGCGTTTTCACTGCGGCTGCTGGCGGCGGCGGCGTTCGTCATCCTCGCGGTGCGGCCGGAGGCATTGCTGGGGCCGAGTTTCCAGCTGAGCTTTGCCGCGGTCATCGCCATTGTTGCCTTGTATGAATCGCGGCTCGGGCGGTGGTTGGCGACGCCCGGCGCCGACGAAGGCTGGGGGCGGCGGCTGGTGCGGCACGGCACGGCAATGCTGGTCACCGGCCTTGTCGCCGAACTGGCGCTGTCCTCCATCGGGCTGTTCCATTTCAACCGCGCCGGCATTTATGGCGTGTTCGCCAACATGGTCGCCATTCCATGGACCAGCTTTGTCATCATGCCGCTGTTGATGCTGGCGCTGCTGGCGGACGCGGTCGGTATCGGCGGGCTGGTGTGGCCGGCGGTTGGCTGGGCAATGGGCTGGCTGGTGGCGCTGGCGGAGGCGACCGCGGCGTTGCCCGGCGCCGTGGTGCGGATGCCGGCGATGCCGGCGTCGGCCTATGCCTTCATCATTGCCGGCGGGCTGTGGCTGGCGCTGTGGCGGACGCGGGTGCGCTGGTGGGGAGCGGGCGTGGTGGCCGCGGGGCTGGTGCTGGCGATGATGGCGCCGCCGCCCGACCTGCTGGTCAGCGGCGATGGCCGCCACGCGGCGCTGCGGCTGGACGATGGCCGGCTGGCGCTGCTGCGGCCGCGCACCGGCGATTTCCTGCGCGACATGTGGGGCGACGCGCTCGCCACCGATGGCGATGCGGCGTTCGCCGATCTGCCCGGAATGGCGTGCAGTGCCGATGCCTGTGTCGCCCATATCGATCGGGACGGCCGTCGCTGGCGGCTGCTGGCAACGCTGTCGCGCGATTATATCGGCCGCGCGACCTTCGAACCGGCGTGCGCGGCCGCCGACATCGTGGTGTCGGACCGGCGGATGCCGCGCTGGTGCCGCCCGCGCTGGCTGCGGCTCGACCGTGCGCAGCTGGCGCAAAGCGGCGCGGTGGCGATCTGGCTGGGCAGCGGCCGGGTCGATGGCGCCAACGCCCGGCTGGGCGACCACCCGTGGCGGCCGCACTGA
- a CDS encoding DUF6356 family protein, whose translation MFARLFVDHPRAVGEGYFEHMGVAFGVGWRLFRTALKCVVHGLVPGLYKTAGSDSILKMANEISPRRFDQPTL comes from the coding sequence ATGTTTGCGCGGTTGTTCGTCGATCATCCCCGCGCCGTCGGGGAAGGCTATTTCGAACATATGGGCGTCGCCTTCGGCGTCGGCTGGCGGTTGTTCCGGACGGCGCTGAAATGCGTCGTCCATGGCCTTGTCCCCGGCCTCTACAAGACCGCCGGCAGCGATTCGATCCTCAAGATGGCGAATGAAATCAGCCCCCGACGCTTTGACCAACCGACTCTCTAG